One Paraburkholderia agricolaris genomic region harbors:
- a CDS encoding benzoate/H(+) symporter BenE family transporter, whose translation MNPSSAPDLSPADALAGPLKPFSDMSLSAVVAGFVAMMTGYTSALVLMFQAGQAAHLTDAQISSWIWALSIGMAVCTIGLSLRFRAPIVIAWSTPGAALLVSSLPHVAYPEAIGAFIVCAVLLTVVGLTGWFDTLMKKIPAGIASALLAGILFEIGIEIFRAAQFQTALVLTMFFTYLIVKRFAPRYAIVTTLIVGTIAAGALGLLDFSRFHVALAHPVFTMPVFSVAASISIGIPLFIVATASQNVPGIAVLRADGYTTPSAPLIATTGIASLLLAPFGSHGINLAAITAAICTGPEAHENRNKRYTAALWCGIFYLIAGIFGATIAALFAALPKALVVSVAALALFGSIMSGLANAMQDTKQREAALVTFMVTASGLTLLSIGSAFWGLVAGVLTQLVRNLRRS comes from the coding sequence ATGAATCCGTCTTCAGCGCCCGATTTGTCCCCTGCCGACGCCCTCGCCGGGCCGCTCAAACCGTTTAGCGATATGTCGCTGTCCGCCGTTGTTGCCGGCTTCGTCGCGATGATGACGGGCTATACCAGTGCGCTCGTGCTGATGTTTCAGGCAGGCCAGGCCGCGCATCTCACCGACGCGCAGATTTCGTCGTGGATCTGGGCGCTGTCGATCGGCATGGCCGTCTGCACGATCGGCCTCTCGCTGCGTTTTCGCGCACCGATCGTGATCGCCTGGTCGACGCCCGGCGCGGCGCTGCTGGTGTCGTCGCTGCCGCATGTGGCCTACCCTGAGGCAATCGGCGCGTTCATCGTCTGCGCGGTGTTGCTGACGGTGGTCGGCCTGACCGGATGGTTCGACACGCTGATGAAGAAAATCCCGGCCGGCATCGCTTCGGCTTTGCTGGCGGGCATTCTGTTCGAGATCGGCATCGAGATTTTCCGCGCCGCGCAGTTCCAGACCGCGCTCGTGCTGACGATGTTCTTCACCTACCTGATCGTTAAACGCTTCGCGCCGCGCTATGCGATCGTGACAACGCTGATTGTCGGCACGATCGCCGCCGGGGCGCTCGGGCTGCTCGACTTCAGCCGCTTTCACGTCGCGCTCGCCCACCCGGTGTTCACGATGCCGGTATTTTCGGTCGCGGCGAGCATCAGCATCGGCATCCCGCTCTTCATTGTCGCGACGGCCTCGCAGAACGTGCCGGGGATCGCCGTGCTGCGCGCGGACGGCTACACCACGCCTTCCGCGCCGCTGATCGCGACAACCGGCATCGCCTCGCTGTTGCTCGCGCCGTTTGGCTCGCACGGCATCAATCTTGCGGCTATTACGGCGGCGATCTGTACCGGCCCCGAAGCCCACGAAAACCGCAACAAGCGTTACACCGCGGCGCTCTGGTGCGGCATTTTCTATCTGATCGCCGGGATTTTCGGCGCCACCATCGCCGCGCTGTTCGCGGCCTTGCCCAAGGCGCTGGTGGTCTCGGTCGCGGCGCTGGCGCTGTTCGGCTCGATCATGAGCGGCCTTGCCAACGCAATGCAGGATACGAAGCAGCGCGAGGCGGCGCTGGTGACGTTCATGGTGACGGCCTCGGGCCTGACGCTGCTGTCGATCGGCTCGGCGTTCTGGGGGCTGGTGGCAGGCGTGCTGACGCAACTGGTGCGGAACCTCCGGCGCAGCTGA
- the tal gene encoding transaldolase — MTTALDQLKQYTTVVADTGDFQQLAQYKPQDATTNPSLILKAVQKDDYKPLLEKTVKAHASKPVGAIIDQLLIAFGTEILKIIPGRVSTEVDARLSFDTEASIAKGRELIALYKEHGIGRERVLIKLASTWEGVRAAEVLQKEGIHCNMTLLFSLAQAAACAEAGAQLISPFVGRIYDWYKKNAGSAWDEAKDGGANDPGVQSVRRIYAYYKKFGYKTEVMGASFRTTGQILELAGCDLLTISPDLLQKLQDSTEKVERKLSPELASGTDIERVPVDEASFRFLVNDEAMATEKLAEGIRAFAADAVKLEKLIEALR, encoded by the coding sequence ATGACAACCGCACTCGACCAACTCAAGCAATACACCACCGTCGTCGCCGATACCGGCGACTTCCAGCAGCTTGCGCAGTACAAGCCGCAGGACGCGACGACCAATCCGTCGCTGATTCTGAAGGCCGTCCAGAAAGACGACTACAAGCCGCTGCTCGAAAAGACCGTGAAAGCTCACGCGTCGAAACCGGTCGGCGCGATCATCGACCAGTTGCTGATCGCGTTCGGCACCGAGATTCTCAAGATCATCCCGGGCCGGGTGTCGACCGAAGTGGACGCACGCCTGTCGTTCGACACTGAAGCGTCGATCGCCAAGGGCCGTGAGCTGATCGCCCTGTACAAAGAACACGGAATCGGCCGCGAACGCGTGCTGATCAAGCTGGCTTCCACGTGGGAAGGCGTCCGCGCCGCTGAAGTGCTGCAGAAGGAAGGCATCCACTGCAACATGACGCTGCTGTTCTCGCTTGCCCAGGCCGCCGCTTGTGCCGAAGCGGGCGCGCAACTGATCTCGCCCTTCGTCGGCCGTATCTACGACTGGTACAAGAAGAACGCCGGCAGCGCATGGGACGAAGCCAAAGACGGCGGCGCCAACGATCCGGGCGTCCAATCGGTGCGCCGCATTTACGCGTACTACAAGAAGTTCGGCTACAAGACCGAGGTGATGGGCGCGAGCTTCCGCACCACGGGCCAGATTCTGGAACTGGCCGGTTGCGATCTGCTGACCATCAGCCCGGATCTGTTGCAAAAGCTGCAGGACAGCACGGAGAAGGTCGAACGCAAGCTGTCGCCTGAGCTCGCCTCGGGTACGGACATCGAACGCGTGCCTGTCGACGAAGCGTCGTTCCGTTTCCTCGTCAACGACGAAGCCATGGCAACCGAAAAGCTCGCGGAAGGCATCCGCGCGTTCGCGGCCGACGCCGTCAAGCTGGAAAAGCTGATCGAAGCGCTGCGTTAA
- a CDS encoding VOC family protein, translated as MYVQPYVFFNGRCEEALKYYSEKLGAEVTFQMRYKEAPPEAQAQMPPGTGDKIMHAAIKLGSTVWMASDGRCDPNAGSMNGFSLSLTVDDDASAEKYFNALADGGQVMMPLQPTFWSKRFGIVVDRFGLGWMVGVPEEQAS; from the coding sequence ATGTACGTTCAGCCTTACGTTTTTTTCAACGGCCGGTGTGAAGAAGCACTCAAGTATTACAGCGAGAAACTCGGCGCCGAAGTCACGTTCCAGATGCGCTACAAGGAGGCGCCGCCTGAGGCCCAAGCGCAGATGCCTCCCGGCACAGGGGACAAGATCATGCATGCGGCCATCAAGCTTGGCTCGACGGTCTGGATGGCGTCCGACGGCCGATGCGACCCCAACGCAGGCTCGATGAACGGTTTCAGTCTGTCGCTGACGGTCGACGACGACGCCTCGGCCGAAAAATACTTCAACGCGCTCGCCGATGGCGGACAGGTCATGATGCCGCTTCAGCCCACCTTCTGGAGCAAAAGGTTCGGGATAGTGGTGGACCGCTTCGGTCTCGGCTGGATGGTGGGCGTGCCGGAAGAGCAGGCATCGTGA
- a CDS encoding FUSC family protein codes for MASADSPRVIARRSAMSRMVRAITSPYYRYRHAKVLHSLRVGIAMLVSILATTGIDIPHGIWSSVTLLVVIGGLQHHGNIRKKAADRAAGTLLGAVIGLALILLQNLTGSLPLTYVLMSIVAAICAWFAIGSSGYIGLLTAITMCIVAGHGDNLIDVGLWRTLNVLIGIVIALAFSFALPLHATYSWRYGLAANLRACAQIYSRLLEGETISEDEQVKRFLEINKRLVQLRSLMPSVAKEIDVPQSKLDEIQRLHRSVLSSLELLATGPLMRADAVARAAYARQCGVEVHAVRGMLLAMARGLRFGRATHFGIPAASPLTEVCSGVALDLPPDLQGPYWLGQRLAEQVDRLRALLLETEPNWNIERHSHFLQKA; via the coding sequence ATGGCTTCTGCCGATTCCCCCCGCGTGATTGCCCGCCGCTCGGCCATGAGCCGGATGGTGCGCGCGATCACCTCGCCCTACTACCGCTATCGCCATGCGAAGGTGCTGCATAGCTTGCGCGTCGGTATCGCGATGCTGGTGTCGATTCTCGCGACCACCGGCATCGACATTCCCCACGGCATCTGGTCGTCGGTCACCCTGCTGGTGGTGATCGGCGGCTTGCAGCACCACGGCAATATCCGCAAGAAGGCCGCCGACCGGGCGGCGGGAACGCTGCTCGGCGCGGTGATCGGACTGGCGCTGATCCTGTTGCAGAACCTGACCGGCTCGCTGCCGCTCACCTATGTGCTGATGTCGATCGTCGCGGCGATCTGCGCGTGGTTCGCAATCGGTTCATCGGGGTATATCGGTTTGCTGACGGCAATTACGATGTGCATCGTCGCCGGTCATGGCGACAATCTGATCGACGTCGGCCTATGGCGCACGTTGAACGTGCTGATCGGTATTGTGATCGCGCTGGCGTTTTCATTCGCGTTGCCGCTGCATGCGACTTATTCGTGGCGTTACGGGCTCGCCGCCAATTTGCGTGCCTGCGCCCAGATTTACAGCCGCTTGCTGGAAGGGGAGACGATCAGCGAGGACGAGCAGGTCAAACGCTTTCTCGAGATCAACAAACGGCTGGTTCAACTGCGCTCGCTGATGCCTTCGGTGGCGAAAGAGATCGACGTGCCACAGTCCAAACTCGACGAGATCCAGCGGCTGCATCGCTCGGTGCTCAGTTCGCTGGAATTGCTGGCGACCGGCCCGCTGATGCGCGCAGATGCCGTGGCTCGCGCTGCGTATGCGCGGCAGTGCGGCGTCGAGGTGCACGCCGTGCGCGGCATGCTGCTGGCGATGGCGCGCGGCCTGCGTTTTGGCCGCGCGACGCACTTCGGCATTCCGGCCGCTTCACCGCTCACCGAGGTATGCAGCGGCGTGGCGCTGGATTTGCCGCCCGACTTGCAAGGGCCGTATTGGCTCGGGCAGCGGCTTGCCGAACAGGTGGACCGGTTGCGCGCCTTGCTGCTGGAAACCGAGCCGAACTGGAACATCGAACGGCATTCGCATTTTTTGCAGAAAGCCTAG
- the mctP gene encoding monocarboxylate uptake permease MctP, whose amino-acid sequence MNATATFVFVLFFIGVTILGFIAAHWRKGDLAHLEEWGLGGRRFGTIVTWFLLGGDLYTAYTFIAVPALVFGAGATGFFALPYTILIYPFAFVVFPKLWSIAKRQGYVTSADFVSARYGSRMLALAIAVTGIVATMPYIALQLVGIEVVIGALGFDTQGFVGDLPLIIAFAILAAYTYTSGLRAPAMIAVVKDVLIYITIFAAIIVIPPQLGGFGHIFSVVPPAKLLLKAPDVSSLNGYSAYATLAVGSALALFLYPHSITAVLSSKSGNTIRRNMAMLPAYSLVLGLLALLGFMALASGVKDMPEFAPYFKAFGPNFAVPALFLHFFPSWFVGVAFAAIGIGALVPAAIMSIAAANLYTRNIHKEFVNRNMSHEQETNVAKLVSLIVKVGAVAFILGLPLTYAIQLQLLGGIWIIQTLPAIVLGLYTRVLDYRGLLIGWAVGIATGTWMAISLKLAGSIFTIHLFGMAIPGYAAVWSLIVNLVVSVVVSILVRMFGMQRAEDRTRPEDYLDVVEG is encoded by the coding sequence ATGAACGCCACCGCAACTTTCGTCTTCGTCCTGTTTTTCATCGGCGTCACCATTCTCGGCTTTATTGCGGCCCACTGGCGCAAGGGCGACCTGGCCCATCTGGAAGAGTGGGGCCTTGGCGGCCGGCGCTTCGGCACCATCGTCACGTGGTTCCTGCTGGGCGGCGACCTGTACACCGCCTATACCTTTATCGCCGTGCCGGCGCTGGTGTTCGGTGCGGGCGCAACCGGTTTCTTCGCGCTGCCGTACACGATCCTGATCTATCCGTTCGCCTTTGTGGTGTTCCCGAAGCTGTGGAGCATCGCCAAGCGTCAGGGCTATGTGACCTCGGCGGACTTCGTCTCGGCTCGCTACGGCAGCCGCATGCTGGCGCTGGCGATCGCCGTGACCGGCATTGTCGCGACGATGCCGTACATCGCGCTGCAACTGGTCGGGATCGAAGTGGTGATCGGCGCGCTGGGTTTCGACACCCAGGGTTTCGTCGGCGATCTGCCACTGATCATCGCGTTCGCGATTCTGGCGGCCTACACGTACACCTCAGGCCTGCGCGCGCCGGCCATGATCGCGGTGGTGAAGGACGTGCTGATCTACATCACGATCTTTGCCGCGATTATCGTGATTCCGCCGCAACTGGGCGGCTTCGGCCATATCTTCAGCGTGGTGCCGCCGGCCAAGCTGCTGCTGAAAGCGCCCGACGTGTCGAGCCTGAATGGCTACAGCGCGTACGCGACGCTTGCGGTCGGCTCGGCGCTCGCGCTGTTCCTGTACCCGCACTCGATCACCGCGGTGCTGTCGTCGAAGTCGGGTAACACGATCCGCCGCAACATGGCAATGCTGCCGGCTTACTCGCTGGTGCTCGGCCTGCTCGCGCTGCTCGGCTTCATGGCGCTGGCCTCGGGCGTGAAGGACATGCCGGAATTCGCGCCGTACTTCAAGGCGTTCGGCCCGAACTTCGCGGTGCCGGCGCTGTTCCTGCACTTCTTCCCGTCGTGGTTCGTCGGTGTCGCGTTCGCGGCAATCGGCATCGGCGCGCTGGTGCCGGCGGCGATCATGTCGATCGCGGCAGCGAACCTGTACACGCGCAACATCCACAAGGAGTTCGTGAACCGCAACATGTCGCATGAGCAGGAGACCAACGTCGCGAAGCTGGTGTCGCTGATCGTCAAGGTCGGCGCGGTCGCGTTCATTCTCGGTTTGCCGCTCACGTACGCGATTCAGCTTCAGTTGCTGGGCGGCATCTGGATCATCCAGACGCTGCCGGCCATCGTGCTGGGTCTCTACACGCGTGTGCTCGACTACCGCGGCCTGCTGATCGGCTGGGCAGTCGGTATCGCAACCGGCACCTGGATGGCGATTTCGCTGAAGCTGGCAGGCTCGATCTTCACGATCCACCTGTTCGGCATGGCGATCCCCGGCTACGCCGCGGTGTGGTCGCTGATCGTCAACCTGGTGGTTTCGGTGGTGGTGAGCATTCTGGTGCGCATGTTCGGCATGCAGCGCGCCGAAGACCGCACCCGTCCGGAAGACTATCTGGACGTGGTCGAAGGCTAA
- a CDS encoding DUF3311 domain-containing protein, translated as MAHDADANKASKHWLWLLLLPWIAMIWVPSYNKVEPQLFDFPFFYWYQLLWVLISAIITALVYFKTKTRSRGTPGNSQGGAR; from the coding sequence ATGGCTCACGACGCCGACGCGAACAAGGCCAGCAAGCACTGGCTCTGGTTGCTGCTGTTGCCCTGGATCGCGATGATCTGGGTGCCGTCATATAACAAGGTCGAACCGCAACTGTTCGATTTTCCGTTCTTCTACTGGTATCAGCTCCTCTGGGTGCTGATCAGCGCGATCATCACGGCGCTCGTGTACTTCAAGACCAAGACCCGCTCGCGAGGCACGCCGGGCAACTCGCAAGGGGGCGCACGATAA
- a CDS encoding spermidine synthase — protein MTKLIKRASAEARAFRNKAADGDDHTPNKQKVVRNKKRALHDDDLHDAPQIEAPRKPRFAPVTFSEEGGVRFLHFGTEWVQGAMRLRKPDHIELEYAQQMMAWLLFIETPRRIVQLGLGAAALTRFAHRFLKRAKVEAVEVNPAVVVAARTMFELPHDDARLTVHEMDAWDFVNDRANHGTIGALQIDVYDATARGPVLDSVGFYRAVRACLTDAGVVTVNLFGDHPSFVRNMKRLNEAFNGRVVALPEVHDGNRIAIAFSGPALDVPFAALQTRAKLIEAELGLPARKWIKGLQESTGQNGSSFSI, from the coding sequence ATGACGAAACTGATCAAGCGCGCCTCGGCTGAAGCCCGTGCTTTCCGCAACAAAGCCGCTGACGGCGACGACCACACGCCGAACAAACAGAAAGTAGTGCGCAACAAAAAGCGCGCACTGCACGACGACGACCTGCACGATGCGCCGCAAATCGAAGCGCCGCGCAAGCCGCGCTTCGCGCCGGTCACATTCTCGGAAGAGGGCGGCGTGCGTTTTCTGCACTTCGGCACGGAATGGGTGCAAGGCGCGATGCGTCTGCGCAAGCCGGACCACATCGAACTCGAATACGCGCAACAGATGATGGCCTGGTTGCTGTTCATCGAAACGCCCAGACGGATCGTTCAGCTCGGTCTCGGCGCAGCCGCGCTGACCAGGTTTGCCCATCGCTTCCTGAAACGCGCGAAGGTCGAAGCGGTCGAAGTGAACCCGGCGGTGGTGGTAGCCGCGCGCACGATGTTCGAGCTGCCGCACGACGACGCGCGCCTCACCGTGCACGAAATGGATGCATGGGACTTCGTCAACGACCGCGCCAACCATGGCACGATCGGCGCGCTGCAAATCGACGTCTACGATGCGACCGCGCGTGGCCCGGTGCTCGACAGCGTCGGCTTTTACCGTGCGGTGCGCGCCTGTCTGACCGACGCGGGCGTGGTGACGGTCAACCTGTTCGGCGATCATCCGAGCTTCGTGCGCAACATGAAGCGCCTGAACGAAGCGTTCAATGGCCGCGTGGTCGCGCTGCCGGAAGTGCACGATGGCAACCGTATCGCGATCGCCTTCTCGGGCCCGGCGCTCGACGTGCCGTTCGCGGCGTTGCAAACGCGCGCGAAGCTGATCGAAGCGGAACTCGGCTTGCCGGCGCGCAAGTGGATCAAGGGTCTGCAGGAGTCGACCGGACAGAACGGCAGCTCGTTCTCGATCTGA
- a CDS encoding DNA-deoxyinosine glycosylase, which translates to MLRGFPPVVAADTHTLILGSFPGEASLAATQYYAHPRNQFWRLLGTVLDEPLPEFAYEERLRRLLSHGIGVWDVLAACEREGSLDAAIRNASPNDFASLRAHAPKLAKVCFNGKTAGRFAPVIGEAGYATLVLPSSSPANAMLSFDQKLRLWRDILT; encoded by the coding sequence ATGCTGCGCGGCTTCCCTCCGGTCGTCGCGGCGGATACACATACGCTGATTCTCGGCAGCTTTCCCGGCGAGGCGTCGCTCGCGGCGACACAGTATTACGCGCATCCGCGCAACCAGTTCTGGCGGCTGCTCGGCACGGTGCTCGACGAGCCGCTTCCCGAGTTCGCTTATGAAGAGCGCCTAAGGCGTTTGCTATCGCATGGCATCGGCGTATGGGACGTGCTCGCCGCCTGCGAGCGTGAAGGCAGTCTCGACGCCGCGATCCGCAACGCCAGTCCCAACGATTTCGCTTCGCTCCGTGCCCACGCGCCGAAGCTCGCCAAAGTCTGCTTCAACGGCAAGACGGCAGGCCGCTTTGCGCCGGTGATCGGCGAAGCCGGCTACGCCACCCTCGTATTGCCTTCGTCGAGTCCGGCGAATGCTATGCTCTCGTTCGACCAAAAATTGCGTCTCTGGCGCGACATCCTTACATGA
- a CDS encoding chorismate--pyruvate lyase family protein — translation MPIRFDAADAHWRVAPLPGFSAAQKDWLTRGGSLTAHLRTLGEVAVRVTCEAVTLPWDDEHAALGLVPRAPVWVREVVLSVNGVPFVAAHSVAPLAASIGIWQAMRRLRTRPLAELLYSDSSVARSSLVSRRLTARHPLYRLAAREIDEAPPPHALVARRSVFERHGAPLMVTECMLPALWTQLAHLANLVNTASTPFAPHATAQAPQRTHAREHGRPLEHTASRAHGAPRAERGHLAGRDARESEHASASDSKVKR, via the coding sequence ATGCCTATCCGTTTTGATGCCGCCGACGCCCACTGGCGCGTCGCGCCCTTACCCGGCTTTAGCGCCGCCCAGAAAGACTGGTTGACCCGCGGCGGATCGCTGACCGCGCATCTGCGCACGCTTGGCGAAGTCGCGGTGCGCGTGACGTGCGAAGCCGTCACGCTGCCGTGGGACGACGAACACGCCGCGCTCGGGCTGGTGCCGCGCGCGCCGGTGTGGGTCCGGGAAGTGGTTCTGTCGGTGAATGGCGTGCCGTTTGTCGCCGCGCACAGTGTCGCGCCGCTGGCGGCAAGCATCGGCATTTGGCAGGCCATGCGCCGGTTGCGTACACGGCCGCTCGCCGAGTTGCTGTACAGCGATAGCAGCGTTGCGCGTTCGTCGCTGGTGAGCCGGCGGCTGACGGCGCGCCATCCTCTGTATCGCCTGGCTGCGCGTGAGATCGACGAAGCGCCGCCACCGCATGCGCTGGTCGCACGCCGCTCGGTGTTCGAGCGTCACGGTGCGCCGCTGATGGTGACCGAATGCATGTTGCCCGCGCTGTGGACGCAGCTTGCACACCTGGCGAATCTTGTGAACACGGCCAGCACACCGTTTGCGCCTCACGCGACCGCACAAGCGCCGCAGCGCACTCACGCACGGGAGCATGGCAGGCCGCTCGAGCATACGGCGTCGCGCGCTCACGGTGCGCCGCGCGCGGAACGCGGCCATCTTGCCGGACGCGATGCGCGTGAATCCGAACACGCATCGGCATCAGACAGTAAGGTGAAGCGCTGA
- the htpG gene encoding molecular chaperone HtpG produces MAQETMSFQAEVKQLLHLMIHSLYSNKEIFLRELISNASDAADKLRFEAIENSLLYENDPNLRIRVSYDKAARTITLDDNGIGMSRDEAIANLGTIARSGTKEFFGKLSGDQQKDAALIGQFGVGFYSGFIVADKITVETRRAGVPASEGVRWESAGEGDFAVEQIERAARGTTITLHLRADEDELLSSHRLKSIIQKYSDHVALPILMAKEEWDAEKSEMVTKDEEETVNQASALWTRSKNDITEQQYKQFYQHLSHDHQDPLTWTHNRVEGRSEYTQLLYVPTHAPFDMFNRDHRGGLKLYVKRVFIMDDAEQLLPAYLRFVKGVVDSADLPLNVSREILQESRDVKAIREGVTKRSLSMLEELANSENEADREKYAGFWKEFGQVLKEGIGEDFANRERIAKLVRFASTHTESPEQTVSLADYVARMKPEQTKIYYVTADTWQAATHSPHLEVFRKKGVEVLLLTDRVDEWMLSFLNEFDGKPLQSVARGDLDLGALNDEEKQAQEKVGEEFKPLVDKMKEALKDKAKDVRLTFRLTDSPSCLVADDGEMSGYLQRMLKAAGQDAPSFHPILEVNPEHALVKGLHADSANFDDWCHLLFDQALLAEGGALEDPASFVKRTNALLLSRAS; encoded by the coding sequence ATGGCACAAGAAACCATGAGCTTTCAGGCAGAAGTTAAACAACTTCTGCACCTGATGATCCATTCGCTGTACAGCAACAAGGAAATCTTTCTGCGCGAGCTGATTTCGAACGCGTCCGATGCGGCCGACAAGCTGCGTTTCGAAGCGATCGAAAACAGCTTGCTGTACGAAAACGATCCGAATCTGCGGATTCGCGTGTCGTACGACAAGGCCGCGCGCACCATTACGCTCGACGACAACGGCATCGGTATGAGCCGCGACGAAGCGATCGCCAACCTCGGCACGATCGCGCGCTCGGGCACCAAGGAATTCTTCGGCAAGCTCTCCGGCGACCAGCAGAAAGACGCGGCGCTGATCGGCCAGTTCGGCGTGGGCTTTTACTCGGGCTTTATCGTCGCGGACAAGATCACAGTCGAAACGCGCCGCGCCGGCGTGCCGGCCTCGGAAGGCGTGCGCTGGGAAAGCGCCGGCGAGGGCGATTTCGCGGTGGAGCAGATCGAGCGCGCCGCGCGCGGCACGACCATCACGCTGCATCTGCGTGCCGATGAAGACGAGCTGCTGTCGTCGCATCGTCTGAAGTCGATCATCCAGAAGTATTCGGATCACGTCGCGCTGCCCATCCTGATGGCGAAGGAAGAGTGGGACGCCGAAAAGAGCGAGATGGTCACGAAGGACGAGGAAGAGACCGTCAATCAGGCGAGCGCGCTGTGGACCCGCTCGAAGAACGACATCACCGAACAACAGTACAAGCAGTTCTATCAGCACCTCTCGCACGATCATCAAGATCCGCTGACCTGGACGCATAACCGTGTCGAAGGCCGCAGCGAATATACGCAACTGCTGTACGTGCCGACGCATGCGCCGTTCGACATGTTCAACCGCGATCATCGCGGTGGCCTGAAGCTGTACGTGAAACGCGTGTTCATCATGGACGACGCCGAGCAACTCCTGCCGGCGTACCTGCGTTTCGTGAAGGGCGTGGTCGATTCGGCCGATCTGCCGCTGAACGTGTCGCGCGAAATCTTGCAGGAAAGCCGCGACGTGAAGGCGATCCGCGAGGGCGTGACCAAGCGTTCGCTGTCGATGCTCGAAGAATTGGCGAACTCGGAGAACGAGGCCGATCGCGAAAAGTACGCCGGCTTCTGGAAGGAATTCGGCCAGGTGCTGAAGGAAGGCATTGGCGAAGACTTTGCCAATCGCGAGCGGATTGCGAAGCTGGTGCGTTTCGCGTCGACGCATACGGAATCGCCGGAGCAGACTGTATCGCTCGCCGATTACGTCGCGCGAATGAAGCCCGAGCAAACCAAGATTTACTACGTGACCGCCGACACCTGGCAGGCCGCGACCCACAGCCCGCATCTCGAAGTGTTCCGCAAGAAGGGCGTGGAAGTGCTGCTGCTGACCGATCGCGTCGATGAATGGATGCTGTCGTTCCTGAACGAATTCGACGGCAAGCCGCTGCAAAGCGTCGCTCGCGGCGATCTCGATCTGGGTGCGTTGAATGACGAAGAAAAGCAGGCGCAGGAAAAGGTCGGCGAAGAGTTCAAGCCGCTCGTCGACAAGATGAAAGAAGCGCTGAAGGATAAGGCCAAGGACGTGCGCCTGACGTTCCGCCTCACCGATTCGCCGTCCTGCCTCGTGGCCGACGACGGCGAAATGAGCGGTTATCTGCAACGTATGCTGAAGGCGGCGGGTCAGGACGCACCGTCGTTCCACCCGATTCTCGAAGTGAATCCGGAGCATGCGCTGGTGAAAGGCTTGCACGCGGACAGCGCGAATTTCGATGACTGGTGCCATCTGCTGTTCGATCAGGCATTGCTGGCCGAAGGTGGCGCGCTGGAAGATCCGGCGAGCTTCGTGAAGCGCACCAACGCGTTGTTGCTGTCGCGTGCGAGCTGA